From Homo sapiens chromosome 6, GRCh38.p14 Primary Assembly, the proteins below share one genomic window:
- the PTCHD4 gene encoding patched domain-containing protein 4 isoform X4 has translation MKDCLRSKPFLGLLGVLTVCISIITAAGIFFITDGKYNSTLLGIPFFAMGHGTKGVFELLSGWRRTKENLPFKDRIADAYSDVMVTYTMTSSLYFITFGMGASPFTNIEAVKVFCQNMCVSILLNYFYIFSFFGSCLVFAGQLEQNRYHSIFCCKIPSAEYLDRKPVWFQTVMSDGHQQTSHHETNPYQHHFIQHFLREHYNEWITNIYVKPFVVILYLIYASFSFMGCLQISDGANIINLLASDSPSVSYAMVQQKYFSNYSPVIGFYVYEPLEYWNSSVQDDLRRLCSGFTAVSWVEQYYQFLKVSNVSANNKSDFISVLQSSFLKKPEFQHFRNDIIFSKAGDESNIIASRLYLVARTSRDKQKEITEVLEKLRPLSLSKSIRFIVFNPSFVFMDHYSLSVTVPVLIAGFGVLLVLILTFFLVIHPLGNFWLILSVTSIELGVLGLMTLWNVDMDCISILCLIYTLNFAIDHCAPLLFTFVLATEHTRTQCIKSSLQDHGTAILQNVTSFLIGLVPLLFVPSNLTFTLFKCLLLTGGCTLLHCFVILPVFLTFFPPSKKHHKKKKRAKRKEREEIECIEIQENPDHVTTV, from the coding sequence gtCATGGAACTAAAGGAGTGTTTGAGCTTCTGTCCGGATGGCGGAGAACCAAAGAGAACTTGCCCTTCAAAGACAGGATAGCAGATGCCTATTCTGATGTGATGGTCACCTATACCATGACCAGCTCCCTGTACTTCATCACTTTTGGCATGGGTGCCAGCCCATTCACAAACATAGAGGCTGTGAAGGTCTTCTGTCAAAACATGTGTGTCTCTATTCTGTTGAACTACTTCtacattttctccttctttggcTCCTGTCTGGTCTTTGCTGGCCAACTAGAGCAAAACCGCTACCACAGCATCTTTTGCTGTAAGATCCCTTCTGCAGAATACCTGGATCGCAAACCTGTGTGGTTCCAGACAGTGATGAGTGATGGGCATCAACAGACGTCCCATCATGAGACGAACCCCTACCAGCACCACTTCATTCAGCACTTCCTCCGTGAACATTATAATGAATGGATTACCAATATATATGTGAAGCCATTTGTTGTCATCCTCTATCTCATTTATGCCTCCTTCTCCTTCATGGGGTGCTTACAGATCAGTGACGGAGCCAACATCATCAATCTACTAGCCAGTGATTCGCCAAGTGTTTCCTATGCCATGGTTCAGCAGAAATATTTCAGCAACTATAGCCCTGTGATAGGATTCTACGTCTATGAGCCCCTAGAGTACTGGAACAGCAGCGTCCAGGATGACCTAAGAAGACTCTGTAGTGGATTCACTGCAGTGTCCTGGGTGGAGCAGTACTACCAGTTCCTGAAAGTCAGCAACGTCAGTGCCAATAACAAAAGTGACTTCATCAGTGTCCTGcaaagctcatttttaaaaaagccagaATTCCAGCATTTTCGAAATGATATCATCTTCTCCAAGGCAGGGGATGAAAGCAATATCATTGCTTCTCGCTTGTATCTGGTGGCCAGGACTAGCAGAGACAAgcagaaagaaatcacagaagtGTTGGAAAAGCTGAGGCCCCTATCCCTCTCAAAGAGCATCCGATTCATCGTGTTCAACCCCTCCTTTGTCTTCATGGACCATTACAGCTTGTCTGTCACAGTGCCTGTTCTGATTGCAGGCTTTGGTGTTCTCCTGGTGTTAATCCTGACTTTTTTCCTAGTGATCCACCCTCTGGGAAACTTCTGGCTAATTCTTAGCGTCACCTCAATTGAGCTGGGCGTTCTGGGCTTAATGACATTATGGAACGTCGACATGGATTGCATTTCTATCTTGTGCCTTATCTACACCTTGAATTTCGCCATTGACCACTGTGCACCACTGCTTTTCACATTTGTATTAGCAACTGAGCACACCCGAACACAATGTATAAAAAGCTCCTTGCAAGACCATGGGACAGccattttgcaaaatgttactTCTTTTCTTATTGGGTTAGTCCCCCTTCTATTTGTGCCTTCGAACCTGACCTTCACACTGTTCAAATGCTTGCTGCTCACTGGGGGTTGCACACTTCTGcactgttttgttattttacctGTGTTCCTAACGTTTTTCCCCCCTTCCAAAAAGCACCACAAGAAAAAGAAACGTGCCAAgcgaaaggagagagaggaaattgAATGCATAGAAATTCAAGAGAACCCGGATCACGTCACCACAGTATGA
- the PTCHD4 gene encoding patched domain-containing protein 4 isoform X3: MESTTPPCWESRSSPWVTIHPCGNRILTGLGQGHGTKGVFELLSGWRRTKENLPFKDRIADAYSDVMVTYTMTSSLYFITFGMGASPFTNIEAVKVFCQNMCVSILLNYFYIFSFFGSCLVFAGQLEQNRYHSIFCCKIPSAEYLDRKPVWFQTVMSDGHQQTSHHETNPYQHHFIQHFLREHYNEWITNIYVKPFVVILYLIYASFSFMGCLQISDGANIINLLASDSPSVSYAMVQQKYFSNYSPVIGFYVYEPLEYWNSSVQDDLRRLCSGFTAVSWVEQYYQFLKVSNVSANNKSDFISVLQSSFLKKPEFQHFRNDIIFSKAGDESNIIASRLYLVARTSRDKQKEITEVLEKLRPLSLSKSIRFIVFNPSFVFMDHYSLSVTVPVLIAGFGVLLVLILTFFLVIHPLGNFWLILSVTSIELGVLGLMTLWNVDMDCISILCLIYTLNFAIDHCAPLLFTFVLATEHTRTQCIKSSLQDHGTAILQNVTSFLIGLVPLLFVPSNLTFTLFKCLLLTGGCTLLHCFVILPVFLTFFPPSKKHHKKKKRAKRKEREEIECIEIQENPDHVTTV; the protein is encoded by the coding sequence gtCATGGAACTAAAGGAGTGTTTGAGCTTCTGTCCGGATGGCGGAGAACCAAAGAGAACTTGCCCTTCAAAGACAGGATAGCAGATGCCTATTCTGATGTGATGGTCACCTATACCATGACCAGCTCCCTGTACTTCATCACTTTTGGCATGGGTGCCAGCCCATTCACAAACATAGAGGCTGTGAAGGTCTTCTGTCAAAACATGTGTGTCTCTATTCTGTTGAACTACTTCtacattttctccttctttggcTCCTGTCTGGTCTTTGCTGGCCAACTAGAGCAAAACCGCTACCACAGCATCTTTTGCTGTAAGATCCCTTCTGCAGAATACCTGGATCGCAAACCTGTGTGGTTCCAGACAGTGATGAGTGATGGGCATCAACAGACGTCCCATCATGAGACGAACCCCTACCAGCACCACTTCATTCAGCACTTCCTCCGTGAACATTATAATGAATGGATTACCAATATATATGTGAAGCCATTTGTTGTCATCCTCTATCTCATTTATGCCTCCTTCTCCTTCATGGGGTGCTTACAGATCAGTGACGGAGCCAACATCATCAATCTACTAGCCAGTGATTCGCCAAGTGTTTCCTATGCCATGGTTCAGCAGAAATATTTCAGCAACTATAGCCCTGTGATAGGATTCTACGTCTATGAGCCCCTAGAGTACTGGAACAGCAGCGTCCAGGATGACCTAAGAAGACTCTGTAGTGGATTCACTGCAGTGTCCTGGGTGGAGCAGTACTACCAGTTCCTGAAAGTCAGCAACGTCAGTGCCAATAACAAAAGTGACTTCATCAGTGTCCTGcaaagctcatttttaaaaaagccagaATTCCAGCATTTTCGAAATGATATCATCTTCTCCAAGGCAGGGGATGAAAGCAATATCATTGCTTCTCGCTTGTATCTGGTGGCCAGGACTAGCAGAGACAAgcagaaagaaatcacagaagtGTTGGAAAAGCTGAGGCCCCTATCCCTCTCAAAGAGCATCCGATTCATCGTGTTCAACCCCTCCTTTGTCTTCATGGACCATTACAGCTTGTCTGTCACAGTGCCTGTTCTGATTGCAGGCTTTGGTGTTCTCCTGGTGTTAATCCTGACTTTTTTCCTAGTGATCCACCCTCTGGGAAACTTCTGGCTAATTCTTAGCGTCACCTCAATTGAGCTGGGCGTTCTGGGCTTAATGACATTATGGAACGTCGACATGGATTGCATTTCTATCTTGTGCCTTATCTACACCTTGAATTTCGCCATTGACCACTGTGCACCACTGCTTTTCACATTTGTATTAGCAACTGAGCACACCCGAACACAATGTATAAAAAGCTCCTTGCAAGACCATGGGACAGccattttgcaaaatgttactTCTTTTCTTATTGGGTTAGTCCCCCTTCTATTTGTGCCTTCGAACCTGACCTTCACACTGTTCAAATGCTTGCTGCTCACTGGGGGTTGCACACTTCTGcactgttttgttattttacctGTGTTCCTAACGTTTTTCCCCCCTTCCAAAAAGCACCACAAGAAAAAGAAACGTGCCAAgcgaaaggagagagaggaaattgAATGCATAGAAATTCAAGAGAACCCGGATCACGTCACCACAGTATGA